The proteins below come from a single Pleuronectes platessa chromosome 3, fPlePla1.1, whole genome shotgun sequence genomic window:
- the naf1 gene encoding H/ACA ribonucleoprotein complex non-core subunit NAF1, producing MEETVNVCPGGQLLPDPGEQMVPGPGEQMVPGPGEQMVPGPGGHMVTAPGEHMVPSHQEQEEMEVTVTTQLENLIVTADSADLSSNTPTLPEEETVATAAAALSVNSVRKTEESDEDDDESDGSDSDSSTSSSSSSSSSSSSAPSAPVLEDDDEGFSRPPPIKTRDEVLLEELPAVEEVCVSLPEDAELQPVGTVCSILQQLVIVQSLRDTPALTDDSIIFTSDRVAVGKVFEVFGPVSSPLYVLRLNSVEQVTSKGLKEGLTVYYAPAIKEYTGYVLTRHLTLFKGSDASWKNDQEPPQEALDFSDDEKEKEAKKKGKNRKRRDNNNPGTQNTLQQQQQQQQQHQHHQHHHQQQQQQQQQQQPRDIRGFPPRHAGLSFRHQNPRNKQPQFRHTHPSHRHTDVPPMYLPPPCPYPLPPPHHFPPPSFPLYPPPPPSFFNPSFSSPHWSPNSLPFSDLPPPPPPPPPPQ from the exons ATGGAAGAAACAGTTAACGTCTGTCCTGGTGGACAGCTGTTACCTGATCCTGGTGAACAGATGGTACCTGGTCCTGGTGAACAGATGGTACCTGGTCCTGGTGAACAGATGGTACCTGGTCCTGGTGGACATATGGTAACTGCTCCTGGTGAACATATGGTACCTTCACAccaagagcaggaggagatggaggttaCTGTGACAACACAACTAGAGAATCTGATTGTGACTGCTGACAGTGCAGACCTGTCATCAAATACACCAACCCTTCCAGAGGAAGAAACTGttgccacagcagcagctgcactttCTGTAAACAGTGTGCGTAAGACAGAGgagagtgatgaagatgatgatgagtcaGACGGTTCAGACag CGACAGCTCTACCTCCTCatcgtcctcttcctcgtcttcttcctcttctgctccttCTGCCCCTGTACTTGAGGATGACGATGAGGGTTTCAGCCGACCACCTCCCATTAAAACCAGAGACGAAGTCTTGCTCGAG gagCTGCCGGCAGTAGAGGAAGTGTGTGTATCATTACCAGAGGATGCAGAACTGCAGCCTGTAGGAACAGTCTGCAGCATTTTACAGCAGcttg TGATCGTCCAGTCTCTGAGAGACACACCTGCTCTAACTGATGACAGCATCATCTTTACATCTGATAGGGTGGCTGTTGGCAAG gtgtttgaggtgtttggtcCAGTCTCCAGTCCACTTTATGTTCTACGTTTGAACTCAGTGGAGCAGGTAACCAGCAAGGGGCTAAAGGAGGGACTGACTGTTTATTATGCACCAGCCATCAAAGAATACACAGGATACGTCCTTACAAGGCACCTTACTCT TTTTAAGGGTTCTGATGCATCTTGGAAGAATGATCAAGAACCACCACAAGAG gcTTTAGATTTCAGTGATgatgagaaagagaaggaggcaaagaagaaagggaaaaaccGAAAGAGGCGGGATAATAACAATCCAG GTACCCAGAACaccttgcagcagcagcagcagcagcagcagcagcaccagcaccaccagcaccaccaccagcagcagcagcagcagcagcagcagcagcagccgcgtGACATCAGGGGTTTCCCACCAAGACATGCAGGGCTTTCATTCAGGCACCAGAACCCAAGGAACAAACAGCCACAATTCAGACATAcacacccatcacacagacacacagatgtgcCTCCAATGTACCTTCCACCCCCCTGCCCTTAccctcttccacctcctcaccacttccCCCCTCCCAGCTTCCCTCtctaccctcctcctcctccgtccttcTTCAATCcatctttttcttctccccACTGGTCACCAaactctctccccttctctgacctccctcctcctcccccacctcctcctccacctcagtaA